The Streptococcus sp. 29896 genome includes a region encoding these proteins:
- the aroA gene encoding 3-phosphoshikimate 1-carboxyvinyltransferase — translation MKLKTNVQALKGTIRVPGDKSISHRSIIFGSIAKGVTKVYDILRGEDVLSTMQAFRDLGVKIEDKGDVVEVHGVGFEGLQAPKNHLDMGNSGTSIRLISGVLAGQDFEATMFGDDSLSKRPMDRVTIPLSQMGVEIAGQTDRDLPPLVIKGSKNLQAIHYKLPVASAQVKSALLFAALQAEGESIIIEKELTRNHTEDMIVQFGGQLDVNGKEIRIRGGQEFTAQEITVPGDISSAAFWLVAGLVVPNSKIVLENVGINETRTGILDVIKAMGGKISLSHVDELAKSATITVETSDLQGTEIAGDLIPRLIDELPIIALLATQANGTTVIRDAEELKVKETDRIQVVADALNSMGANIEPTEDGMIIHGKTSLHGATVNTFGDHRIGMMTAIAALLTQDGEVDLERAEAINTSYPAFFDHLNSLID, via the coding sequence ATGAAATTAAAAACCAATGTTCAAGCATTAAAAGGAACTATCCGAGTACCGGGAGACAAATCGATTAGTCACCGTTCTATTATCTTTGGTTCCATCGCTAAAGGTGTTACCAAGGTCTATGATATCTTGCGTGGGGAGGATGTCTTGTCCACCATGCAGGCCTTTCGTGATTTGGGTGTAAAAATAGAAGATAAAGGTGATGTGGTTGAAGTACATGGTGTTGGTTTTGAAGGTTTGCAAGCTCCTAAAAATCACCTAGATATGGGAAATTCAGGCACCTCTATTCGCTTGATTTCAGGTGTTTTGGCTGGTCAGGACTTTGAAGCGACTATGTTTGGTGATGATTCCCTTTCTAAGCGACCAATGGACCGTGTGACCATTCCTCTTAGTCAAATGGGTGTCGAAATCGCTGGACAGACAGATCGTGATTTGCCACCTCTGGTCATCAAGGGTAGCAAGAATTTACAAGCAATCCACTACAAACTCCCTGTAGCATCAGCCCAAGTCAAGTCTGCTCTGCTATTTGCAGCCTTACAGGCTGAAGGGGAGAGTATCATCATCGAGAAAGAGTTGACCCGTAATCACACGGAGGATATGATTGTCCAGTTTGGCGGTCAGTTGGATGTCAATGGTAAGGAAATCCGTATCCGAGGTGGGCAGGAATTTACAGCCCAGGAGATTACGGTGCCGGGCGATATTTCTAGTGCGGCCTTTTGGCTGGTAGCTGGTCTGGTGGTGCCAAATTCCAAGATCGTTCTGGAAAATGTCGGTATCAATGAAACACGGACTGGGATTTTAGATGTTATCAAGGCAATGGGAGGCAAGATTAGCCTGTCCCATGTGGATGAGCTGGCAAAATCTGCGACCATTACAGTGGAAACTTCTGACTTGCAAGGGACAGAGATTGCTGGCGACCTCATTCCACGCTTGATTGATGAATTGCCGATTATTGCTCTCCTAGCCACCCAAGCCAATGGCACAACGGTCATTCGGGATGCGGAGGAGCTGAAAGTTAAGGAAACAGACCGTATTCAAGTGGTAGCAGATGCCCTGAATAGTATGGGAGCAAACATTGAGCCGACCGAAGATGGTATGATTATCCATGGAAAAACTAGCTTGCACGGTGCGACTGTCAATACCTTTGGCGACCACCGTATCGGGATGATGACAGCTATTGCGGCCCTTTTGACTCAGGATGGAGAAGTGGACTTGGAAAGAGCGGAAGCGATCAATACCAGCTATCCAGCCTTCTTTGACCACTTAAATAGTTTGATAGACTAG
- a CDS encoding 3-deoxy-7-phosphoheptulonate synthase, producing the protein MLFTPISEKIDINQVREHSKLSPETLAKKQARDSELEAILKGEDDRLLLVIGPCSSDNEEAVLDYAHRLAKLQEEVKDKIFMVMRVYTAKPRTNGDGYKGLMHQPDTDAAPSLINGIKAVRNLHYRVITETGLTTADEMLYPENLSLVDDLVSYIAIGARSVENQQHRFVASGIDVPTGLKNPTSGNLKVMFNGLFAAQKKQSFLFNNTEVETSGNPLAHVILRGAVNENGKYLPNYYYDNLLETIDLYDQFGLKNPFIIIDTNHDNSGKNYLEQIRIVRQTLINRDWNESIRNYVRGFMIESYIEDGRQDNPDVYGKSITDPCLGWEKTQGLIREIYKR; encoded by the coding sequence ATATTGTTTACACCAATCAGCGAAAAAATTGACATCAATCAAGTACGAGAACATTCAAAACTTTCTCCAGAAACACTTGCTAAAAAACAAGCTCGTGACAGTGAACTTGAAGCCATCTTAAAAGGTGAAGATGATCGTCTTCTCCTAGTAATTGGTCCATGTTCATCAGACAATGAAGAAGCCGTCTTGGACTACGCACACCGTTTGGCAAAGCTCCAAGAAGAGGTCAAAGATAAAATTTTCATGGTCATGCGCGTCTATACTGCCAAGCCACGTACAAATGGTGACGGCTACAAGGGTCTCATGCACCAACCAGATACAGATGCTGCACCAAGCCTCATCAACGGAATCAAAGCAGTTCGTAACCTCCACTATCGTGTCATTACGGAAACAGGTTTAACTACTGCTGACGAGATGCTCTATCCTGAAAACCTGTCTTTGGTTGATGACTTGGTTTCCTACATCGCTATCGGAGCACGTTCGGTGGAAAACCAACAACACCGCTTTGTTGCATCAGGCATCGACGTTCCAACTGGCCTCAAAAACCCGACATCAGGTAACCTCAAAGTCATGTTCAATGGTCTTTTTGCCGCTCAGAAGAAACAATCATTCCTCTTCAATAATACGGAAGTTGAAACATCTGGTAACCCACTTGCTCACGTTATCCTTCGTGGCGCAGTCAATGAAAATGGCAAATATTTACCAAACTACTACTACGATAATCTGTTGGAAACCATTGACCTCTATGACCAATTTGGCTTGAAAAATCCATTCATCATCATTGATACCAATCATGACAATTCTGGGAAAAATTATTTGGAACAAATCCGTATCGTCCGTCAAACCTTAATCAACCGTGACTGGAACGAATCCATTCGTAACTACGTTCGCGGCTTCATGATTGAATCCTACATTGAAGACGGTCGCCAAGACAATCCAGATGTCTATGGAAAATCCATCACAGACCCTTGCCTTGGCTGGGAAAAAACACAAGGACTCATCCGAGAAATTTACAAGAGATAG
- a CDS encoding 3-deoxy-7-phosphoheptulonate synthase, translating to MGIHKRSTSLDIDKVKELSKLEGEFLAAKNQRDEELKRIIRGEDDRLLLVIGPCSSDNEEAVLEYARRLSKLQEEVKDKIFMVMRVYTAKPRTNGEGYKGLVHQPDTSKLPDLINGIAAVRNLHYRVITETGLTTADEMLYSANYPLVEDLVSYHAIGARSVEDQEHRFVASGVDMPTGMKNPTSGNLTVMFNGIYAAQNKQNFIYRDAEVDTDGNPLAHAILRGANTEQGTYEPNYYYDILLKTIKQYEQFGLQNPFIVIDTNHDNSGKNYLEQIRIVRQTLINRDWNEPIRKYVRGFMIESYLEDGRQDSPEVFGKSITDPCLGWDKTEALIREIHQTL from the coding sequence ATGGGAATTCACAAACGTAGCACCAGTTTAGACATCGATAAAGTAAAGGAACTTTCCAAGTTAGAAGGAGAATTTCTGGCTGCAAAAAATCAGCGCGATGAAGAACTGAAAAGAATTATCCGAGGTGAAGATGACCGTTTGCTCTTGGTTATCGGCCCTTGCTCTTCAGATAATGAAGAGGCCGTTTTGGAATACGCACGTCGTCTCTCCAAACTTCAAGAGGAAGTCAAGGATAAAATCTTCATGGTCATGCGGGTTTACACAGCTAAGCCACGTACCAATGGGGAAGGCTATAAAGGACTGGTTCATCAGCCAGATACTTCTAAATTACCAGACCTGATAAACGGTATCGCTGCCGTTCGCAATTTGCATTACCGCGTCATTACTGAGACCGGACTCACAACTGCTGATGAAATGCTCTACTCTGCCAACTACCCTCTTGTGGAAGACTTGGTGTCCTACCATGCTATCGGAGCACGTTCGGTTGAAGACCAAGAACACAGATTTGTTGCATCAGGTGTCGATATGCCAACTGGTATGAAAAACCCAACTTCTGGTAATTTGACCGTTATGTTCAATGGTATCTACGCCGCACAAAACAAACAGAATTTTATCTACCGTGATGCCGAAGTTGATACAGACGGAAACCCGCTTGCCCATGCTATCCTTCGTGGCGCCAATACTGAGCAAGGAACCTATGAACCAAACTACTACTACGATATTCTCTTGAAAACTATCAAACAGTATGAACAATTTGGTCTTCAAAATCCATTTATCGTTATTGATACCAACCACGACAATTCTGGTAAAAACTACCTGGAACAAATCCGTATCGTCCGTCAGACCCTCATCAACCGTGATTGGAATGAACCCATTCGCAAATATGTCCGTGGTTTCATGATTGAATCCTACTTAGAAGACGGCCGTCAAGATAGCCCTGAGGTATTCGGAAAATCCATTACCGACCCTTGTTTGGGCTGGGATAAAACGGAAGCCCTTATCCGGGAAATCCACCAAACTTTATAA
- a CDS encoding shikimate dehydrogenase: MTIDGYTRLAAVVAKPIKHSISPFIHNLAFQDTGVNGVYVAWEIPEEDLAITLENIKRYDMFGINLSMPYKQAVIPYLDGLTDSARLIGAVNTVIHQDEKLIGHNTDGIGFFKSLEKLKGFQVDNKRLTILGGGGASTAIIAQAALDGAKEITIFCRQQSLERTQASIALITQATGVPMKVLVNDDSKLMQEEITKSDLLVNGTSVGMDGVSLPVPASLQFPEKLLVADVIYQPFETPLMKLAQSQGNPTINGLGMLLFQAAEAFQAWTDKEMPTDLIWDQLVQKYDIK; encoded by the coding sequence GTGACTATTGATGGATATACTCGTCTAGCTGCTGTTGTAGCCAAGCCAATCAAACACTCTATTTCCCCCTTTATTCATAATCTGGCTTTTCAAGATACAGGTGTAAATGGAGTATATGTTGCTTGGGAAATTCCTGAGGAAGACTTGGCTATTACGCTAGAAAATATCAAACGATACGATATGTTTGGTATCAATCTTTCTATGCCCTACAAACAAGCTGTCATCCCTTATCTCGATGGCCTGACTGACTCTGCTCGCTTGATTGGAGCTGTCAATACCGTTATTCATCAGGATGAAAAGCTAATTGGGCACAATACTGACGGCATTGGTTTTTTCAAAAGCTTGGAAAAGCTAAAAGGATTTCAAGTAGACAACAAACGCCTAACCATCCTTGGAGGTGGTGGCGCATCTACTGCTATCATAGCTCAGGCTGCACTGGACGGTGCCAAAGAGATCACCATTTTCTGCCGTCAACAAAGCTTGGAAAGAACACAGGCAAGTATTGCGCTAATTACACAAGCTACTGGAGTGCCCATGAAGGTTCTAGTCAACGATGATAGCAAGTTGATGCAAGAAGAAATTACCAAGTCAGACTTGTTGGTCAACGGTACCAGTGTCGGTATGGACGGAGTTTCTTTACCTGTCCCTGCCAGCCTACAATTCCCAGAAAAGCTCTTGGTTGCAGATGTGATCTATCAACCATTTGAAACACCTTTAATGAAGCTTGCCCAGTCACAAGGCAACCCAACTATCAATGGTTTGGGCATGCTCCTCTTTCAAGCAGCTGAAGCCTTCCAAGCCTGGACTGATAAGGAAATGCCGACTGACTTAATTTGGGACCAATTAGTCCAGAAATACGACATCAAATAG